One region of Glycine max cultivar Williams 82 chromosome 9, Glycine_max_v4.0, whole genome shotgun sequence genomic DNA includes:
- the LOC100817623 gene encoding U-box domain-containing protein 21 produces MVLGWRRRKGSNKNRRKGGKSIAELVTPNHFRCPISLDLMKDPVTLSTGITYDRESVEMWFDEGNITCPVTNQVVRNFDMIPNHSLRVMIQDWCVENRQHGVERIPTPRIPIGSIEVAELLMLVKASSTDLDQYGCLELVQKLKRWGGESERNKRCIVDNGAPVALASSFDAFANDSIERNVVLLEEILSALNWMFPLQLEAHKSLGSLASLRCMVWFLKHQDLSGKEKSIVALKELLKFGDVKHLEALSQIEGVNELLVEFINKRISPTITKASLSAVWYLVSSSSNSSDKMRLKFVELGLVSSLLDILIDSDKSMCEKAVTILDSLCSSEEGRNKACGNDLTIPLLVKKILRVSPLTTDYSVSAIWKLCKFGEKDEGRTLVEALQVGAFQKLLLVLQVGCGDETKEKATELLKLLNPYRAELECIDSDYKNVKRSF; encoded by the coding sequence ATGGTGTTGGGATGGAGGAGAAGGAAGGGCAGCAACAAAAACCGTCGCAAAGGTGGCAAATCCATCGCTGAGTTGGTGACTCCCAATCACTTCAGATGTCCAATTTCTCTTGACTTGATGAAGGATCCTGTGACATTGTCAACAGGGATAACCTACGATAGGGAGAGTGTGGAGATGTGGTTTGATGAAGGGAACATCACATGTCCTGTCACAAACCAGGTTGTGAGGAACTTTGACATGATTCCAAACCATTCCCTTAGGGTAATGATTCAAGATTGGTGTGTGGAGAATAGGCAACATGGGGTGGAGAGGATTCCAACACCAAGGATACCAATTGGCTCAATTGAGGTTGCTGAGCTTCTGATGCTAGTGAAGGCCTCGTCAACGGATTTGGACCAATATGGTTGCCTTGAATTGGTGCAGAAACTGAAGAGGTGGGGTGGTGAGAGTGAGAGGAACAAGAGGTGCATAGTGGACAATGGAGCACCTGTGGCATTGGCTTCATCATTTGATGCATTTGCCAATGATTCCATTGAGAGGAATGTGGTGCTTCTTGAGGAGATTTTGTCAGCACTCAATTGGATGTTTCCACTTCAATTGGAGGCACACAAGTCTTTGGGGTCTTTGGCTTCTCTAAGATGCATGGTTTGGTTCTTGAAGCACCAAGATCTCTCAGGGAAAGAGAAGTCCATTGTGGCATTGAAAGAGCTTCTGAAATTTGGTGATGTGAAGCATTTGGAGGCCTTGTCACAAATTGAAGGGGTCAATGAACTCTTGGTGGAGTTCATCAACAAGAGGATTAGTCCAACCATCACAAAGGCCTCATTGAGTGCGGTTTGGTACTTGGTTTCATCCTCTTCCAATTCAAGTGATAAGATGAGGTTGAAATTTGTTGAATTGGGTTTGGTTTCTTCTTTGCTTGACATTCTCATTGACTCAGACAAGAGCATGTGTGAGAAGGCTGTGACCATTTTGGACTCTCTATGCAGCTCTGAAGAAGGAAGGAACAAGGCTTGTGGGAATGATCTAACAATTCCtcttttggtgaagaaaattcTGAGAGTTTCACCTTTGACAACAGACTATTCTGTTTCCGCGATTTGGAAACTGTGCAAGTTtggagaaaaagatgaagggAGAACCCTTGTTGAGGCCCTTCAAGTTGGTGCCTTTCAGAAGCTCTTGTTGGTGTTGCAAGTTGGATGTGGTGATGAGACTAAGGAGAAAGCAACTGAACTTCTCAAATTGCTCAATCCTTACAGGGCTGAATTGGAATGCATAGACTCAGATTACAAGAATGTTAAGAGATCATTTTAA